The window ACCGAGCGTGACCACCACCTGCCGACGCCCCTCCCGCGCGGGCGGCACCGGCATCGCCGCGGTGACCGGAGCTCCCGCCACCGCCAGCGGCCCGGGAATCGGCCCCAGATTCGTCGTGTTCACCGCGGCCTTGCGAAGTTCCTGGCCGCCGCCGATGGTCCGGCGGCCGAACCGGCTGGGCACCCGGTCGGACCAGAAGCGATCGCTGAGGCTCGCGCTCGAACCCCCTTTGTAGGGGGCGGTCTGGCGGCACACCTGCTCGAAACGCTCGCCTGGCGAGGTGAGCTCCAGGGGCAGTGCCACCCGGGTCGCCACGAAAGCGTTGCCGAGGATGGAGCGCTCGGCTGGGCGCCGGGCGCTGACCGAGAGCACCGTCCGCACCGGCAACTGATCCAGCGGCGACGACCAGGCCGCGAGCGCCCCGCCCATGCCGACCAGATAGACGTCGTTGACGGAGGCGCCGTAGGCCTGGCCGACCGCGCGCAGCCGGTCGACCTCGATGGACGCCCAGCCCATGCTGTGGCCATCGGCGGCGGGACCAGTGAGCGCCGCGAGCGCCCCGGACGGCCCTGCCCACGTCGTGGCCTGACGCCGCGCGGCCGACACCAGCCCCCCGGGCGTGAGCTTCCCGGTCCGCATCCAGGCCGGGCCCGTGGTGGCCCCGGCCGCCGCCTCATCGCCGAACAGGAACGTCAACACCCGGTTCTGCGAGAGACCGTCCACCCAGACGTGGCTGGACCGGAACAGGACATGGACGTCGCCCGTGTCGGGGCTGGTGAGCAGGCCGACCTCCCAGGCCGGCCTGTCCAGCGGCATCACCATCCCCGAGAGCCGCCCGGCCGTCGCCCGCAGGTCGTCCTCGGTGGCGCCCGCCGGCAGCGGGTACTCCCGCACGTGCCGGGTCACGTCGATCTCCCCGTCCGCCTCCCAGCGCGGCGCGCGGCCACGACGCGTCACCAGCCGCTCCGTGAGCACGGGGAATGCCCGGACACGGTCGAGAACCGCGGCCCGGACCTCGTCGAGATCCGGCGACCCGGACATCCGTAGCAGGTAACCGCTGACGCTGACCGGACGGGTCGGATAGGCCCGCTGGAAGTCGAGCATGTACCGGTCCATCGGGCTCAGCCGCCGGCCACCCGGGTACGCACCGTAAAGAGGCTCCGCGCCGTCGATGGAATCCGAGCGCATCTCGACCCCCGTCTCGCGACGCGGGCCCTACGCCGACGCCGAACCCGCCCCGCGCGGGAAGGGTTTCCACCGCTCCTGGCCGAGGCCGAGAGCCACGCGTGACCGTAACGCCCTGTATGGGCGGTACTGCGACGGGCCAGCAGCCTACTGGCGCCCCAACGGGCGACCGCAAGGAGGTCGCGGATCGGATACACCGCCTCAAAGCGCTGAGCCCGAGCACCGGCGACGGGCCGAGCGAGCACATCAGCCGCCTGGCCGGGCTCCCACTCGGCGCACCCAGCGCCTCCCGGCCGCACCCAACGCCACCCGGCGCCACCCGGCCGCACCGCACCGCACCGGACTGGCCAGGCCGCCGGACGGCCCCGGGATCGACGGCTCGAGACCGAATGAACGTTCCAGCGGTTTGGCGGCGTGCCTGGAAACATTCGGAGTCCGCCGTCCGCATTGCGCGTGCCGGTCGCATACTCGGCAGGCGATCAATGGGCCGCCGGGACGGATGGCCGAGGGGCGTCCAGATGCACCGATCATGGCGCATGATCCGCTGCCCGAGCCGGCCTGGAACTCTTATCTTCGTGAATCTTCAACGGAGTCCGCACTCGCCGCGCGATTACACCTCGACCTCGGGCCAGAGGTAGTCATAAAACAGTACCCACCCTGTCGCGTCGGCGACATCGTCCTCTCCGGCCGCCCGAGCTCCCTGTCTAGTATCTGTCCTCGGCCCGGGGTTGCCAACACCCGGGCCCGAACCTTCCAAAGCCGTAGACAATGCCATCTCCCCAGGTCAGAGCGCTGCCCGCACCCAACCGTTCCCGGGCGCCCTGGGAGCGGACTCCCAGGCGGACCAGGAAAGACCGGGATCACTTGCCGGATTTTTCCCAGGTCCGGGGACCGCCGCCCACCTATATTCATCCTTGTCGTTCGGCTTACGACCGGCATCGCCGCACGGTCGGCACCCCGCCGCCGCCGCACGCCGGAGGTAAACCGGTTTCCAGCTCAGCCAGGGAGCCAGTCGTGAAAATCGCGCGGCGAACCGTCTGCGTTATCCAGGGCGGTCCGCGATGACAAGGTCGGGCGGCGAGACGGAAAGGCGCGAGCGGGCCACGGCGATCGCCGGCGGCCACGCGGACGCGCGAGCCCTCACCGCTGTCGACAAGATCACCCTTGGATACCAGCGGGCGTATCCACGGACCCGGCTGGCGGTCGGAAACCTGCTGGTCGGCCATGGGCCGGCCCCGGAGATCCAGGAGCTGCGAGACCTGGTCGCGGACCGGGCGCGCGCCTTTCCCCCGCTGACCCACCGGGTCACGCCGGCGGGATGGGGCCGCCTGGTCTGGACGCCCGACACCGACTTCGACCCCGCGTCACACGTCCATGGGTACCGGCTGCCGGCCGGATCCGGGTTCGCCGGGCTGCGCGAGGCGATCGAGCGGCTGTCCGCCATCGAGATCTCGCTGAAGACGCCGCCGTGGCAGCTCTGGCTGCTCCATGGCGACCGTCCCGACGGCTTCGCCCTGCTCTTCCGCGGCAGCCACGCCCAGATGGACGGAGCGGCCCTGGACGTGGTCCTGGGAAAGCTGTTCGGCCAGTCCAGCCCGGAGGAGCCCCGGGCGCCTCGGCGCCCGTTGCCGGAGCAACGCCGGTACAGCCCTCTGACGGTCGGTAAGGCGCTCGCGCGCTCGGTGGGCTGGCTCGCCAGCACCACCGCGATCGCCCCGTTCACCGGGGCCCCGACCGGCGAAACCCGCCACGCCTGGCTGGAGATCGACCTTGCCAGGCTGCGGACGATCGGGCGGGCGTACGTGGCGACCGTGAACGACATCTTCCTCGCCGCGCTCGCCGGCGCCCTGCGGGCGTGGTGCCCGCCGGAAGCCGGCACCACCGGCACCACCCGGTGGGTCCGGCGGCGCGCGGTACACGCCGCGATGCCGGTCAGCACCCGTCTCGCGGCGCAGCGGGAGGTGGTGAGCAACTACCTGACCACCGTGCGGATCGCGCTGCCTTACGGCGAGGCGTCGATGCGCGGGCGGGTCGACGCGATCCGTCGGCAGACCATCCAGCTCAAGAGGAACGGAACCCCGGGGGTCGCCGAGCGCCTCTTCCTCTGGACGGTCCCGGCGCCGTTGCGGACCGCGGTGCTGTCCACCGGGATCGCCACCCGCGGCTTCGCGCTCACGGCGTCCAACCCGGCCGGCCTCACCGGTCCCTTCGAGGTCCTCGGCCGGCCGATCATCGACGCCGTCCCCGTGCCGCCCGTCCCCGCCGGCCAGCGCCTGGCGGTGCTGCTGAGCGGGCTCGACGAGCAGGTGCGCGTCGGCTTCTCGACGGACGCCTCGGTGCCCGGCCATGAACGCCTGGCCGAGCTGTTCGCCGCCGAGCTCGACGCCCTCGAGGCCGAGGCTGGCATTCACCAGGACCCGTCCGACGGCGCGGTGGCACGCCCGGTGGGCAGCCTCGTCGGGCCGACCAGCCCGAGCGCCCCGGACTCCCCCGCTACGCACTTCCCGGCCCAGGACTCTCCCGGCACGCACTCCCTCGGTACCCCCGTCCCACAGTTCCCCATCCCGCACTCCCTCGGCATCCCTGCCACGGGCTCCGACCCACGATCGGCCGACGCGCCGGTCGCGGGCACGGGCGCGGGCGCGGGCGCGACCAGCCAGACCAGACAGTGACGAAAGAGCGGTTCAGCGATGACCATGCATGCACGCCTGGTTGATCTCGTGGCGGTGACGACGCCAGACCCGGACGCCGCGTCCCCCGCCGTTCCCACGACTCCCACGTCCGCGGCCGACCTCGTGGACGCCGCGGACCTCGCGGACCTCGCGGGCCTGCGGGTCCTGGTGGTCGGTACCGGTCTGATCGGCACATCGGTCGGCATGGCGCTGCGCCGGCACGGGACCGACGTCCTGCTCTACGACCGGTACCCGGCCCAGTCCGCCGTGGCGGCCCGTCGCGGTGCCGGTCGGGTCTGGCCCTTCCCCGGCCCCCGTCAGGCCGGCCTCGCCGGGCCGCGCCCGGTCGATGCCGCGGACGCCGGCGCCCGCGGCGCGCAGGCGGACGACCCCGCGGCCGACGCGGGCGACCCCGCGGCGAGCGCCGGGCAGGCCGTCGACCACGTCGTGATCGCCGTTCCCCCGCGCGACGTGGGCCACACGCTCGTCGCCTGGCAGCGCCTGCTTCCCGGGGCGACGTTCAGCGACACGGCGTCGGTGAAGGTCGAGCCGCTGACCGACGCCGAGCGCCTCGGCGCGGACATGTCCCGGATCTGCGGCGCCCACCCGGTGGCCGGCCGCGAGCGCGGCGGTCCCGAATGGGCCGTGGCGGACCTGTTCGCCAACCGGCCCTGGGTCATCACCCCGTCGGCGGCGACGTCGCGGCTCGCCCAGCGGCACGCGAGCCTCATGGCCGTCGGCTGCGGCGCCTGGGTCGCGCACCTCGACCCGCGCACGCACGACTTCGCTCTCGGCCTGCTCAGCCATCTGCCGCACATCGTGGCCAGCGCCTTCGCGGCTCGGCTGGCGACGATGCCGGAGGACCTCGCCCGCCTCGCCGGTCCCGGCCTGATGGACTTCACCCGGATCGCGGGGGCGAACGCCGACCTCTGGACGGAGATCGTCGGAGCCAACGCGTCCCCGCTGGCGGACCTGCTCGCCGACGTCGTCGCCGACCTCGACCGGGTGCGCGACGCCCTCGGCGCGGGCGCGGTCCAGGGCAGCGGGACCGATCCGGTCGTCGAGTCGCTGTTCCGGATGGGGAACACGGGCCGCTGTCGGCTGGAGGCGGCGAAGGCCCTGCCAGCCCCTCGGACGGCCATCGACGACCACATCGGCGGTGTCGACGGGCGGATGTCCGCATGACCACCGAGGCCGCGGGCAGGCTCGACCCGCTCGTCGCCGGGCTGCTCCCCTCGCCGTCGCCGGTTCGTTTCCTCGACCCCGGCGGCGAGCCCGTCGACGAGCACGACGGCTACCGGCCACCGGCGGACGAGCTGCTGGTCCGGGCGTACGAGGCCATGACGCTGGTCCGCCGCCTCGACACCCAGGCCACGGCGCTGGCCAGGCAGGGCCGGATCGCGGCCTTCCCGTCGTCATCGGGCCAGGAGGCGTGCCAGGCCGGCGCGGCGCTGGCGCTGCGCCCGCGCGACTGGCTGTTCCCGACCTACCGGGACAGCGGCGCGCTGCTGTCGCGGGGCGTGGACCCCCTGGAGGTGCTGGCCCCTGTCCGCGGGCACCGGCACTGCGGCTACGACCCCCGCGCCCACCGGTGCGCGCCGATGAGCACGCCGCTGGCGACCCAGGCGCCGCACGGCACGGGCCTGGCCGTCGCGGCCCGCTGGCAGGGCACGGACGAGGTCGCGCTCGTCCTTCTCGGCGACGGCGCGACCAGCGAGGGTGACTTCCACGAGGCGCTGAACTTCGCCGCGGTGTTCCGCGCCCCGGTGGTGTTCCTGGTGCAGAACAACCGCTACGCGATCAGTGTCCCCGTCTCCCGGCAGAGCGCGGCGCCGTCGCTGGCCTACAAGGGCATCGGCTACGGGGTACGCGCCGAGCAGGTCGACGGCAACGACGCCGTCGCCGTCCTGTCGGTGCTGGCCGAGGCCGTGGACCACGCCCGGGCCGGCCTCGGGCCGATGCTGGTCGAGGCGCACACCTACCGCATGGGGCCGCACACCAGCGCGGACGACGCGAGCCGCTACCGGGACGACGGTGAGGTGGCGATCTGGCGGGCGCGGGACCCGATCGAACGCCTGCGGGCGTACCTGCGCGGGCGGGGCCTGCTCGACGACGCGGCCGAGGCGGCCGTCGCGGCGCGGGCGGAGGCGCTCGCCGCCCGAGTCAGGGCCGGCGTGGCCGAGGACCCGTCGGTCGAGCCGACGGAGATCCTCGACCAGGTCTACGCCGTCGCGCCGGCCTTCCTGGCCGAGCAGCGCGCGGCGCTGCTGTCCGAACTCGACGCGGAGGGCGGGGCCGCGCGATGACCACGAGCCAGCACGTCAGGCCGGGCGCCTCGTCCCCGGGCGGGCAGGTGGGCCCGGCGGGAGACGGTACGGACCGGGCGGCGGCGGTGACCATGACGCAGGCGCTCAACCGGGCGCTGCGGGACGCGATGGCGGCGGACGACCGGGTGCTGGTCCTCGGCGAGGACGTGGGCCGCCTCGGCGGCGTCTTCCGCGTCACCGACGGTCTGCAGGGCGCCTTCGGCGAGCGGCGCTGCTTCGACACACCACTGGCGGAGGCCGGGATCGTCGGGTTCGCGGTGGGCCTGGCGATGTACGGCCTGCGGCCGGTCGTGGAGCTGCAGTTCGACGCGTTCGCCTATCCGGCGTTCGAGCAGGTGGTAAGTCACGTGGCGAAGCTGGGCGCGCGCACCGCGGGCCGCCTCCGGCCGGGCATGGTGCTGCGGATCCCCTACGGCGGCGGGGTGGGCGCGGTCGAGCACCACTCCGACAGCTCGGAGGCGTACTACGCGCACACGGCCGGCCTGAAGGTCGTGACCCCGGCGACGGTCGCGGACGCCTACTCCCTGCTGCGGGACGCGATCGACGATCCCGACCCGGTGGTGTTCCTGGAGCCGAAACGGCTGTACTGGAACCGTTCACCGGTGGACCTGCCCGTGCGGACCGAGCCGCTGGGCCGGGCAGCCGTGCGTCGGACCGGGCGGGACGTGACGGTGGTGACGTACGGGGCGACCGTCCCGGTCGCGCTGGAGGCCGCCCAGGTCGCCGCCGGGCACGGCTGGGATGTCGAGGTCGTCGACCTGCGCTCGATCGTGCCGTTCGACGACGACACGGTCGTCGCCAGCGTGCGGCGCACCGGCCGCTGCGTGGTCCTGCACGAGGCCCAGGGATTCGCCGGGGTCGGCGCGGAGATCGCGGCCCGCGTCCAGGAACGCTGCTTCCACTCGCTGGCGGCGCCGGTCCTGCGGGTGACCGGGTGGGACATCCCATACCCAGCTCCGAAGCTGGAGCACCACCACCAGCCGGGCGTCGCGCGCGTCCTGGCCGCGTTCGAGCGCCTGCAGTGGGACGACGAACCGGACACCCGCTGGCTCGACACGGGCGGGGGCCTGGCGTCATGAACGGTTCGCGTGGCGGTGCCGCCACGGCCTCAGCGACCTCCACCAGTCCTGGGGCCGGCGTCGCCGAGTTCGCCGTCCCCGATCTCGGCGAGGGGCTGACCGACGCGGTCGTGGTGCGGTGGCTCGTCGAGGTCGGGGACCCGGTCGAGATCGACCAGCCGATCGTGGAGATGGAGTCGGCGAAGGCGCTCGTCGAGATTCCCTGCCCGTACGCCGGGATCGTCGAGGCCCGCCACGGCGGCGAGGGCGACGTCCTGCCGGTCGGCTCACCCCTCGTGCGGGTCCGGGAGCGGGCCGCCGCGGTCACCGACCGGCCGGCCGGTCGCACCGACCAGCCGGCCGCGCCGGCGCTCGTCGGCTTCGGCCCCGCCGCGGCGGGGCCCAGCGCGGCCAGGCGGCCGCGGCCGCCGAAGCCGGTCACCCACGCCGCCGCGGGCGATCAGGCCGCGCAAGCCGCCGACGGCACCCCGGCCACTCCGGCCAACGCGGCCAACGCGGCCAACGCCCCGAGGATCATCTCGCCCGTGGTCCGGCGGCTCGCCCAGGCCGCGGGTCTCGATCTGGCCACGGTCGCCGCCACGGCCACCGGCGCCGGCGGCGTCATCCGCCGGGCGGACGTGGAACGTCTCCTGGCCTCGCCCGGTCACGCCGAGAGCCATCCCCCGGCGTCCCCTGAGCCGCCAGCCGCGCCCGCGATCCGCCGGATTCCGCTGGCGGCCAGGCGGGTGGTCGCGGAGCGGATGACACGCAGCCGCAGGGAGATCCCGGAGGCGACGGCCTGGCGCGACGTGGACTTCACCGACCTGCTCGCGGCCCGTGAGGCGATCAACGCTGACAGCCGGGACCGGCCGGTGAGCGTGCCCGGCCTGCTGGCCAGGATCTGCGTCGCGGGGCTCGCGCGCCATCCCGAGCTCAACGCCACCGTCGACACCGAGCGGGGCGAGATCGTCCAGTATCGGTCGGTCAACCTGGGATTCGCGATCGCCGGCGCCCGGGGCCTCGTCGTCCCGGTCATCCCGAACTCCGACGCGATGACGGCGCCAGCGCTGTCCGAACGGCTCCAGGAACTGACCTCCCGGGCCCAGGCCGGCTCGTTGACTCCGGCCGAGCTCACCGCGGGCACGTTCACCATCAACAACCACGGCGCACTCGGCACGGACGGCGCGGTCCCGATCATCAACCATCCCGAGGTCGCGCAGCTCGCGGTGGGCCGGATCGCCGAGCGGCCCTGGGTCGTGGACGGCGAGATCCGACCGCGGCGGGTGGCTCAGCTCACCGTCGCCTTCGACCACCGCGCCTGCGACGGCGCACCGGTGGCCGGCTTCATCACCTTCCTGGCCCGCTGCGTCGAGCAGCCGCTTCTCATGATCTCCGAACTGTAGATCGAACTGTAGGAAAGAAGGACGAGGTACCAAAGATGGGCGCGCGAACCGGCAAGGAGTTCCTCGAGGGGCTGGTGGACGACCGCGAGGTCTGGCTGGACGGCGAACGAGTGGCCGACGTGACCGCGCATCCGCGGACCGCCGGCGCCGCCAGGACCCTCGCGGGCCTGTTCGACCTGCAGCACGAGCGGCCCGACCAGTTCCTGGCCGTGGAGCCGGAGAGCGGGGAGACGGTCGCGGTCACGCACCTGATCCCCCGCTCGGCCGCGGACCTGGCCCGCCGGCACGAGGCGATCGCCGGCATCGCCCGGCGCACCCTGGGGCTGATGGGCCGCAGCCCCGACTACCTCAACGTCACGCTCGCCGGCTTCGCCGGGCGTCCGGACGTGTTCAGGCGCGGCGGCAACGACGAGGGCACCGCCAACCTGCTCGCGTACCACCGTCAGGTCATGCGCGACGACCTTGCGCTGACCCACGCGATTGTCAACCCGACCGTCGACCGGTCGATGCCGGAGACCGCGGCCGGCGGCGGCGAGATCGTCGTCCACAAGGTGGCCGACACCTCGGAAGGGATCGTGGTGCGCGGCGCCCGGGCGCTGGCGACCCTCGCGCCGTTCGCCGACGAGATCTTCGTCTATCCCGGCTACCCGCTGGCCGAGGGCGACGAGCGCTACGCCGTGATCTTCGCCATCCCGATGTCCACGCCGGGCCTGAAGGTGCTCTGCCGGGACAGCTACTCCTCGACGGCGCCGGCGGCCGACGCGCCCCTGTCGAGCCGGTTCGACGAGCAGGACGCCGTCATCGTCTTCGACGACGTCGAGGTGCCGCGCCACCGCGTCTTCCTCGACGGCGACGTGGACCTCTACAACCGCGTCATGCAGCGGTCCGGCTGGACCGCCAACGTCATGCAGCAGACGACGATCCGGGCCGTCTCGAAGCTCCAGTTCGCCTGGGAGCTCGCGACCAGGATGGCCGGGGCCGTCAACAACACCAGCCCCGCGGCCGTTGAGATGCTCGGCGAGATCTGGAGCTACCTGGAGCTGACCCGGTCGACGCTGACCGCCGCGGAGGCCGGCGCCCACGAGTGGGGGTCGGGAACCTGGTTCTGCGCCGAGCCGCCGTTCGCGGCCCTGCGCCCCACGCTGCCCCGCTGGTTCCCCAGGGTGACCGAGATCATCAAGCTGCTGGGGAGCCACAGCCTGCTGGCCACCCCGACCCAGGCCGAGCTGGCGAACCCGCTGCTGCGCCCGCTGGTGGACCGCTACTACCAGGGCGCGAACGGCCTGCCCGCCGACGAGCGGACGGCGCTGTTCCGGCTGGCCTGGGACTTCGTCGGCACCAGCCTGGCGGGCCGCTCCGACCTGTACGAGCGGTTCTACCTCGGCTCGCCGGGCCGTTTCCTGCAGCTCGCCCAGCGCCAGGCGGCCCGCGGCGCCGACTTCGCCCTGGTCGACTCGGTCCTGTCCTGATCCTCGCCGCCCGAACGCCCGTACGGCCGCCGGGGAGGGCTGAGCATTCCCCGAACGTGACCTGCACGCTCCCGGTCCGCCCGACGTGTCTCGGTCGACCCGGTCAGCCACACACGGTGTCGAGGCATGTACGGCTGAGCGGGCCGTAGACCGCCGAAAGCAGCCCGACGGGTATGGCGGACCACAGCCCGATCCGCCCGCCACCCAGATGACCTCCCCCCGCGGCACCAGCAGACCTCGAAGCGCGGCATCTGACCGCGTCTATAGACACGCCCAGATGCCACAGTTCACCCGAGGATGATCGGACTGTGGCATCTGAGCGTGTCTATCGGCACGCTGACGTGCCACGGTTCGGCGATGGGGCGGGTGCCGCGGGTGATCGGGCGGAGTCTCAGGCGCCAGGAATGCGGAGACTCCGCCCGATCACGTAGTGGTGGGCGACGCGCCCGCGGGCTGGCGGGCACCGCCGCCCCCGAGCCGCGGCGGTGCCCCCCAGCGGCGCGCTTCCCGCTCGCGGCCTGAGCAGGAAGCACGCTGCCATGTCGGACGCCACCGCCTGGCGAGACGTTGCGCGATCGATCGGTCCAGTCCGGACCAATCCAGGCTGGACCGAGCCGAGCCGGATCAACCACAGCGGGCCTGGCCAAAGCCAACCGAGCCAGATCGAGCCGGATCGGAGCGACAACGACGGCGAACCGCCGGTATCGCTCGCGCGGCGGACGTGCCAGTGAGCGATGCCGGCGAGAGCGGGACTCAGCGGTGGCTGCCACCGAGCTGAAGACCGATGACGCCGAGGATGATGAAGGCGAGGCCGCCGGCCTTGAGGACGGTCATCTCCTCTTTGAAAGCCAGCACGCCGATGACGGCGACGATCGCGGTACCGACGCCGGACCAGATGGCGTACGCGACCGCGAGCGAGATCGTGCGCAGCGCCCGGGAGAGCAGGTAGAACGACACCGGGTAGCAGGTCGCGACCACCAGGGTCGGCCAGAGTTTGGTGAAGCCGTTGGACTGGCGCAGCGCCGTCGTCGCCACGATCTCCAGCCCGATGGCCAGGGCAAGCTGCAGGGCCGCGATCACTAGCCGACCCTAGCCGGCAAACATGCTGGTCGCGGGCGGCATTTCGGCCATGTCACGCGGCATTCAGCCGACGTCCTCGCGACCGCCGGGACGCGGTCGCGAGGACGGCCGGGACGGTTACCAGGGGCGACCGCCGGGCCCACCGGGCTGCCCGAACAAGCCGCCGAGAGCGCCGCCAAAGCCGCCCTGCAGATGGCCGGGCTGGCCGGAGCCGTGCGGGTTGCCCTGCCCGCCGAGCCGGTTGCCGGCGAAGCCGCCCTGGCCGACGCCGAACAGGCCGGCCGCGCCGCCGCCGGACAACGCCTGGTACGGCGGCAGCAGCTCACTCGGCTGAATGATCGCGTAACCATCGCCAGCGAACGACATCTGCCAGCTCTCGCCCGTGTTGCCGCGCGGCTTCCACGCCGACGAGGACGTCACGGCGGCCTCCATGGAGACCTGCAGACCGCTCGACCAGCCGACGACCGCGTCCGCGTCGGCGAAGTAGTAGTTCTGCGGCGTGACCCGCATGACCAGCGGCGCGCCGGTGGTGCACAGCGCGACCTTGCCTGAGCCGGTCAGCTCGACCTGGTAGCTGCCGACGCCCGCGATGCCGACGTCGCTCTGGATCCGGACGATGTTCCAGTTCAGGCTCATGTCGAAGGCGAGCACGTTGCGCCCGTCGATGGTCACGCCGTCGCGGCCGTCCAGGTCGAGCAGGAAGATGTCCTGCGCCTGGTAGGCGAGGAAGACGCTGCCCGCGCCGGACACCTTCATCAGATGCAGGCCTTCGCCGTCGCCGAAGAGGTGGCTGAAGTGCCCGGCCCAGCCCTCCCACTGCCCGTCGAACTGGGCGGCGCCCTGGTAGGCGACCATCGAGCCGGCGCGCGCGAAGAACTCGCGCATGCCCTGGGCGCCGAGCGTCGCCTTGAGCATCTTGCCGTTCTGCAGCGTGAACCGCTCGCCGCTGGCCACCTCGGGGTTGTCGAGCAGCGAGCTGCGGATCCCGGCGCTCGGGTTGCCGCCCGGCATGCCACCCATCCCGGCCGGCGGGGGCGGCATGCCGGGGGGCATGCCGCCTGGCGGCGGTGGCATGCCCGGAGGCATCCCACCTGGCGGCGGCGGGAAGCCAGCGCCAGGGGGCGGCGGGTAGCCACCTGGCTGAGGCGGATAGCCGCCACCGGGCGGCGGCGGGTAGCCACCTGGCTGAGGCGGATAGCCCCCTCCGGGGGGCGGCGGGTAGCCGTGGCCGGGCGGCGGCGGTGGGTAGCTCATGACGTCGTCCTTCCAGCCACGGCGGGGCCAGCGGCGGACCTGCTGACGGTGGGCGGCACGGGTCGTCAGCCCCGGACCGCGAAGTTCGGGCGCTCGTCCTCGCTCGGCTGCACGACGACGAAGCCCTGGCCGTGGAAGCCGAGCTGGAACGCCTCGCCGGAGCCGCGGCCGAACATGCTGCCGAAGCCGGCGGTGCGCCGCTTTTCGATGCTCAGGCCCTCGGTGTAGGCGACCAGCGCGTCGGTGTCGACGAAGGTCGGCGCCTCGCGGGTGTCAAGCATGATCGGGTTGCCCTTGGAGACCATCGCGACCCAGCCCGCGCCCTGGGTGTTGTTGCGGATGACCACGTTGAACATGCCCATGCCCGACAGCATGGTCACGCCCTTCACCCGCTCGATCCCCCACTGCAGGCTGGCGTCGAACGCGAGGATGTTCTTGCCGTTTACCGACACGGCCTCACCCGGGGTGAGCTGCAGGACGATGACGTCCTTGCCGTAGTCGGCGAGGTAGAGCAGGCCCTGGCCGCGCGCCGTCATCAGCGGCACACCCTCGCCGGTGGCCCAGCTGGAGGCCAGCCGGCGCACCTCCGGCGGCTGCGGGTCGAACTCGATCAGGCCCTCGTAGCCGATCATCGAGCCGGACCGCGCGAACAGGTCGAAGCCCGGCCACATGACCACCTTGGCGATCTTCGACCCGTGCTTGCTCATCCGGTCCATGACCGGGGTCGGGCCGTAGTGCTGAATCAGCTGTCCCTGCACCGCGGGCTCCTCGTCTGCGTCTGCGCCGCCCGCGTCATCGCGGGACACCTACGGGTCTCGGCCATCGCGGGCTCACACCTCGTACGGCTGGACGACGATGAAGTGGCCGCCGCCCATCCCCTGGAACTGCAGGTTGTGGGACTCGCCGCTGGCCGTGTGGTAGACCTGCCGCGAGATCCGGACCTGCGACGACACGCTGACGCGCATCCCGACGGTCCAGGCGACCAGCGCGTTGATGTCCCCGAACGTCGGCCCCTGCACGGGCAGCGTCATCGGCGTGCCCTTCGTCATCACGACGATGGTGCCCGGGCCGGACATCTCGAAATGGAAGATGCCGCCGCCCGGGATGCCGGCGCTCTCGATCCGCTTGACCTCGCTGGT of the Pseudofrankia saprophytica genome contains:
- a CDS encoding prephenate dehydrogenase/arogenate dehydrogenase family protein, translating into MTMHARLVDLVAVTTPDPDAASPAVPTTPTSAADLVDAADLADLAGLRVLVVGTGLIGTSVGMALRRHGTDVLLYDRYPAQSAVAARRGAGRVWPFPGPRQAGLAGPRPVDAADAGARGAQADDPAADAGDPAASAGQAVDHVVIAVPPRDVGHTLVAWQRLLPGATFSDTASVKVEPLTDAERLGADMSRICGAHPVAGRERGGPEWAVADLFANRPWVITPSAATSRLAQRHASLMAVGCGAWVAHLDPRTHDFALGLLSHLPHIVASAFAARLATMPEDLARLAGPGLMDFTRIAGANADLWTEIVGANASPLADLLADVVADLDRVRDALGAGAVQGSGTDPVVESLFRMGNTGRCRLEAAKALPAPRTAIDDHIGGVDGRMSA
- the pdhA gene encoding pyruvate dehydrogenase (acetyl-transferring) E1 component subunit alpha — translated: MTTEAAGRLDPLVAGLLPSPSPVRFLDPGGEPVDEHDGYRPPADELLVRAYEAMTLVRRLDTQATALARQGRIAAFPSSSGQEACQAGAALALRPRDWLFPTYRDSGALLSRGVDPLEVLAPVRGHRHCGYDPRAHRCAPMSTPLATQAPHGTGLAVAARWQGTDEVALVLLGDGATSEGDFHEALNFAAVFRAPVVFLVQNNRYAISVPVSRQSAAPSLAYKGIGYGVRAEQVDGNDAVAVLSVLAEAVDHARAGLGPMLVEAHTYRMGPHTSADDASRYRDDGEVAIWRARDPIERLRAYLRGRGLLDDAAEAAVAARAEALAARVRAGVAEDPSVEPTEILDQVYAVAPAFLAEQRAALLSELDAEGGAAR
- a CDS encoding alpha-ketoacid dehydrogenase subunit beta yields the protein MTQALNRALRDAMAADDRVLVLGEDVGRLGGVFRVTDGLQGAFGERRCFDTPLAEAGIVGFAVGLAMYGLRPVVELQFDAFAYPAFEQVVSHVAKLGARTAGRLRPGMVLRIPYGGGVGAVEHHSDSSEAYYAHTAGLKVVTPATVADAYSLLRDAIDDPDPVVFLEPKRLYWNRSPVDLPVRTEPLGRAAVRRTGRDVTVVTYGATVPVALEAAQVAAGHGWDVEVVDLRSIVPFDDDTVVASVRRTGRCVVLHEAQGFAGVGAEIAARVQERCFHSLAAPVLRVTGWDIPYPAPKLEHHHQPGVARVLAAFERLQWDDEPDTRWLDTGGGLAS
- a CDS encoding wax ester/triacylglycerol synthase domain-containing protein, whose protein sequence is MTRSGGETERRERATAIAGGHADARALTAVDKITLGYQRAYPRTRLAVGNLLVGHGPAPEIQELRDLVADRARAFPPLTHRVTPAGWGRLVWTPDTDFDPASHVHGYRLPAGSGFAGLREAIERLSAIEISLKTPPWQLWLLHGDRPDGFALLFRGSHAQMDGAALDVVLGKLFGQSSPEEPRAPRRPLPEQRRYSPLTVGKALARSVGWLASTTAIAPFTGAPTGETRHAWLEIDLARLRTIGRAYVATVNDIFLAALAGALRAWCPPEAGTTGTTRWVRRRAVHAAMPVSTRLAAQREVVSNYLTTVRIALPYGEASMRGRVDAIRRQTIQLKRNGTPGVAERLFLWTVPAPLRTAVLSTGIATRGFALTASNPAGLTGPFEVLGRPIIDAVPVPPVPAGQRLAVLLSGLDEQVRVGFSTDASVPGHERLAELFAAELDALEAEAGIHQDPSDGAVARPVGSLVGPTSPSAPDSPATHFPAQDSPGTHSLGTPVPQFPIPHSLGIPATGSDPRSADAPVAGTGAGAGATSQTRQ
- a CDS encoding wax ester/triacylglycerol synthase domain-containing protein, coding for MRSDSIDGAEPLYGAYPGGRRLSPMDRYMLDFQRAYPTRPVSVSGYLLRMSGSPDLDEVRAAVLDRVRAFPVLTERLVTRRGRAPRWEADGEIDVTRHVREYPLPAGATEDDLRATAGRLSGMVMPLDRPAWEVGLLTSPDTGDVHVLFRSSHVWVDGLSQNRVLTFLFGDEAAAGATTGPAWMRTGKLTPGGLVSAARRQATTWAGPSGALAALTGPAADGHSMGWASIEVDRLRAVGQAYGASVNDVYLVGMGGALAAWSSPLDQLPVRTVLSVSARRPAERSILGNAFVATRVALPLELTSPGERFEQVCRQTAPYKGGSSASLSDRFWSDRVPSRFGRRTIGGGQELRKAAVNTTNLGPIPGPLAVAGAPVTAAMPVPPAREGRRQVVVTLGGLGRTATAGFTVPAPRAAELARLWLAEIEGLERAAGIVPAADQAAAALVADSASR